The window AGCTTATTTCCAAAGTGCGCAATCCATATATTGTGGAGTACAAAGATTCTTGGGTAGAGAAGGTCAGTAATTTATACCAACATAAAACCATTTTCATCAGGGATTCTCAATTACTTTGTTTGATAATTTTTGTACATTTTCATCCAATTGATTCTGTTATTTTCTTGTTTCTCTGAAccacgcttttttttttttttttaaatgcttgcCAATGTGTAAGTTTTGCAATTTCTTCTCGTTTGTTGCAGAAGTGTAAATCCTGTAATTATTGTTGTGTAAGTTAAAACTTACCCCATTGAGAGTGTTTCAATCCTCTAGTTTATTGTTTCTCATCCTGTCTTATATTCCTGAGGATACTGTTGTCACtttgttcttccttttttttttttttttttttttctgtatacTGTTGAGGATTTCCCCTCTGGTTCATGATAGTTGGCAAAAACTGAAAATTTCTGTTCCCACTTCTTCTTGTACTATGTTTCAATGTTTAAAGTGCTGGGTAATTCATgtgaggagagattgaagaggcgaTTCATGGCATTTATGTGAGATAGCTGGGTGATTCATCAGGTAGGGGTCAATGCAAACATTTACACGGCCCAGAAATCAAGCTAGTCCACTCTTCAGGTGGCCACACATGGATGAGAAAGTTATGACAAGATGATTGAATATATTCAGACATCTGGCCACCTGACGAGCAGACCATCTTGCTTTTTGGGTCAGAGGGTCCCCACCTGATTCATCAAAGAAAATTTCCATAGAAATTCAGAAAGCTAAAAATGAGCTCATCTCATGTTAGTGCTGATTGACATGTTGGATTTTATATCAGTTTTCCTCCAACTTTTTAATAAACTCAGATGTTTGTGGTGTATTGTCTTACAATGTCTACAAAATGCAGGTTAATCTGTCTACTGGTCAAATGGTGGATTTGATACGTTGATGCTTGCCAAACACAGCCAATAGGCACAATCAGTGGAAGGGACTGTTGGTAGGTTGGATTGGGAAGGAAACTTCCCAACTTCCATCACAGACCCTCAGCCCATGTTGAATTGCTAAGAGCCCCAATTCTTTATGATGtttttgtccttctcttgtgtaATATATTTGCACTTTGGGTTTCTATTTTGATGTTTTCTAGCTCATGGGTTTTCTTATCCTTTTTGGGAAAGGAGCTTTtttcctgatgaatggattggaaatgTATTTTAAATTGTACAAACAGAAACTTGCAGTTCCTTGGCCTCAATCTGAGTCACATACACAAATTCAGTCTGCGAACAAAGGTGGGTGTAAATTGTGGCTGCTACCTTTTTGAAATTATTGCTTGGTAGCTTCATCTGTCAAACATACTTAAGATAGTTCCAGAATATACTTGTACTATACTGCATTCGGTTCCACAAGAAAGAGGCGTTCAACTATCGGGCCTATCTTTCTCTCAGTTTTGACGTGTTAAAAACTGAATCAGCAAACTGAAGAATGCAACCGAGAATGCAACCGGTGCAGTAAACTGCAGTTaatttgaatggaaaaaaaaaatatctgtTTTGTATACAAGAAGCCAGGTTgtatacactaaaatgattattaaaaaaaatctgttCATGCACTAGATGATAACTAAACCAACCAATATTCTACAGTCCTGTATCCAGCCTGTGTACAATGATATTGTTGTTCTCGGTTTAGTTCGTGTTGTCTTTTGTTGTGTAACTGTTGATCTCTAATTTGCTTCCAACAGAAATTGCCTATTGCGAAGGAAAGCAATCTTCTGATTGCCCAATGTGAATGCAGGTATCGTGGTACTTGACGGTTTCATTGGGTTGTACAGGAGTTTTGTACCTAATGCATTGAAGAATCTCCCAAACAGCAGGTTCGTTTCCATTTGATTCCATGCTATATTTTTCTAGAAAATGAAGTTTACTTTAGCTGTAAAATAATCCTTCTGCCTACAACAGAAGATATAATGCTGGTGATGATATATGCAAATGGGACATAACTCAATGGCCATATTGAACTGCCTGTTGTTCTCAGGTGTTATCTGTGATTTTAGAATAGACTAATTGATTTGTTGGAGTGATTTTGTCCATTGAATTTTTATGTACAAAGGCATTCCTAACTGCTTCTTGAGGATGTTGTTATttgagttggtgtttgtatgtaCCAGTAGAATGGCACTGGCAGAACTCCATGGTTCTCTCTAACTTGGAGTTTTTGTTTTCCCGACAATTCAGGTGCTGCTGGTTATGATAATGGGAGCCTTCATTCCCGGTCTCAGACGTAAATATCTGCTCCATGAATACATTTCCACCATTCTTCTAGTAGTGGGTTTGATCCTTTTCACCTTAGCAGACGCCCATACATCTCCGAATTTCAGTCTTCTTGGAGTTGTGATGGTGTCGGGTGCTTTGGTCATGGATTCTTTTCTGGGTAATTTTCAGGAAGCCATATTTACAATGAATCCTGAAACCACACAGGTATTCTGCATTTCCTCCATTCATTTTCCCCTGTTTCAATGGTGCTTATTGGCATGTGTCATGTATCTGTTACTTCTCTCTGAGGGTATTTATTAAATCTCTTGGGCTGTAGTgtgctttattttttttccccatGACAGAACTATTATTTCTTTCCTAACAGATGGAGATGCTCTTTTGCTCCACTGTGGTTGGGCTTCCTTTCTTGATTCCACCCATGCTTTTAACGGGGGAGCTATTCATGGCCTGGAATTCCTGCTCTCAGGTGAGATCCCCCTGCCTATTATTTCATGAGTAAATACACGGTAATTTGCTCCTCGTTGTTAGCAATGCATTTTGTATTTTGCAGATTGACACGAAGGATATTCTCTTCATATGTGGTGGTGCTTTTATTGACTTAGAAAAGACAATCTCAGAAAGTTATACGGTTAAAATGAGACAACCAACTAATGTGCTTGTGCTAATTGCCTTGCGATGGTGGTTCATTTATGGAAATTTAACCTGTTTTTGTCCATGCCCAGGAGTCAAGATTCTTCTATAGGGTTTGGAGCCCCAGTACATGCAAACATGAGGGCTGGTGGTCTAACAAATGCTGCTGTGACATCATCTCTACTAGAATCAGTGAGTTCAAAGCAGTTGCTACTGGACTACTTGTTGAGGAGACATTGTCTGGTGCACCAGTCCATACAGATGggtcccatggtttggtgatttaGATGGGTTGATTTCGTGGGAATCACTGTGGATGGTAGATGTCTCAAAAAATCCTAAATTTGGTGATCCTAATTCTTAACCCTCAAACCATTGGCCTTCAAAGGGGTGGTTAAGAAAATTTAAATGGCTGACATCCAATCTGGAGGATTTTTAGGTAATTTGCACTCAACTCTGGGGCATGTCAGATTTTCATTCTGGATCATTCATAAATGGGTCCCGCATGTGTGGAATGTGCACATCAAGACCATATAACCCATTGAAAGGCTCTACTTTCATGATGGAgtttgaagtctattttaaaatagaGAGGATGCTATTAACCATCTATCTGTAGATCCCCAACTGAAGGGTTAGTATCTCCAAATGTGGGTGATTTTTAGGGACAACTCCCATCCATTGTGGGGGCCATCAAATCAGTGGTTTGGTCCACTGAACCGTAGGTGCTTCCTGCTTCAAGATACGCCATGTTCTAGGGCTCAGGAACCAAGAATTCCTCATGTTCATATGATGTTTTCTATAGGTTCTGACAGTACGACAAATTGTGGTCATGATGTTTTGCTTTTGTAGGTTCTCACAGAACCCAAAAATGCTTTAGGAAAACAGTACAAAAAGCTGTTCCAAATGAACAATGTAAGTTTCAGTTCTCAAGATACTCTACATCATTTCTTTTGTATCAAATATTCAAAGGACCACAGATCTATGGATTTTTTACTGCTTTGGATGGATCAGCAAAGCCTGAAAAGTGTTTTGATTCGTATCATTTTTAACTGTGTGTCCCAGGTCAAACTGCATTTCACAGAAAATGCTTTGAGGCTAATTGCAAGAAAAGCAATGGCCAAAAACACCGGGGCCCATGGTTTACGATCCTTATTTTTGACTGTacaaattccaggtgtcgcttgtattgccaatgtatccccaatatttttgactgtgtaaattccaggtgttgatGGGATTCATCTGCTAGGCTTCTACCCAGAGTCCACCTCAGCACGCCATGTGGATTTCAAGTGAGCAATATCCAAATCTAGTTATCTACAGTTATGAAGTTATACAAGCAATTGATctcaccatgaagatcacatCTTGAAAATCAGGACGATCCACTCATTCGATGGGCCACACCTGTGTGTTGAGTCAGAACATTGGCGTGACCtgcttgatgagtggatcaacTGATTTTTGCTTCAGGTGactttcatgatggggcctaccatttgcaCGCTTGTCCCACAGGTGACTCATTAGTAGGAAAGATGGAGCTGCATACTAAGGTAGCATATAGCtggctgtaggtgatcagttttcTTTTAGTTGTGGAAGATAGTACAAGTTATTGTTTCTTAAGCTTTCATGTAGCAATTTGGGTTGTGCTTTAAATGGTTGGCAGAAGTCCTATGATATAGCTGCTGACCATACCACACGCTCTATCATTTACCTGGCATTGGAATTGGCCATGGCAGAGGTGCATGCTCATGACACTGACAGTGTTATAGATTGAGCTGGGCACTAGGGCTGCAGTCAAGACAGACCTGACCCAACCAGACTTAAAGCCCGAACACTAATGACATGGACTCTGCTGAGCATGACCACTAATGGGAATATCAGATTTTTAGACCCCTCCCAAGACAGTAGAACAACAGGCCAATGAACCCACTAATGGGAAtatcagatttttttatttttttatttttatttttcactctTAAAAACCTTCTTGAATTCTCTCTCATCGTCTGTTTTTATCAGATTTcaggattgatttttttttcttgggtgTATTATGGTAGGATGCAGCGATGGGATTGGTTTTGAGCGCAGCTGCGGGCGGCAGAGGGTGGACGACAGGTTCGGGAATGGAAGGCTCTTGGTGAAAGATTGGAACTACTCAACAGTCTAAATTTAAAAGATGCCTATTAATCAAGATTAGGTTCACTTGGTCAATCTTACTTTGGGATGATACCTCATCTATCGGGGTTCGCAAGTTGTATGATTTGGATCAAGGTACAGGTATGCCTGCTGGCATGGTGGCTGTTTTCCTTTGCATGCATCATAGTAATCAGAGTATAAAGTAACTCATCTTTTGTGTTTCCAGTTATTCAAAATTCAATATTCGCTTAGTTCTTTCTCTTTTGCAGTGTTGTGGCTGCAATGTCTTTCACAAGCTGGTCGATAATCTGAATCCGTTTCATGAGATGAAATGTTACGTGAACCCAAGTTTCAGCTATAAAGACCCGACCAAAGGAGACATGCGCTTCAAGTTTCTAGACattgacaatgatgatgatgatgttttccCTCTTGTGTGAAGAGGGACAATTAAAGGAACTTGGTCTGTACATTCTAAGTTCATTTTATCTCTATGGTTTACTAAACTTATTGTGATGTTGGGTTGATTTTTGCAAACTTTATTTAATCATTTGATTGTATATATTTGCATGATATATGGCTTTTATTGTTATTCATGAAAATAGTCAGAATACTGATTTGGGTCAGATTCACCTTAAAAgaaattgcatattttattttagtttttcagGCTTTTGATTTTAATGCATATTTCTGTCTTTTGTTTAAGAGTCGCTGCAGTTGGGAGCTGCCGTCATTTCTTCAGACTCTCCCTTGCTTAGCGTGAGAGACCTTGCAGAGCAGGTAGCTGAAGTGCTTTACTTCTTTGGGTATGTAAATGCTCGTCGCTGTGTCTATAATAGTTTCTTGATACTCCTCGTTATAAAATCTAAACTCTTTGACAAATCAAGAATCATTATAGTGGACGATCTCAATATTCATATTAGTGGCTATGCATTCATTTGGTATTGTTTGTGTTTTGATGTTTGATCGACTTGTACAACAATAACTGAATTCAATAAAGGGGAAATAACCAAAATGTGGCTAACTCAACTCATTCATGATTAGGGAACCTGCTACAAATTGTGATTGCTATTCATGGTAAAATTTTTGGAAGCAATCTACATCTTAGTGTTAGATGTTAATACTTGTAAAacaatgttgtggttgttgttttttttttttaacttgtaCAATTACACATACGAATTTTGGCATGAAATTGCTTCGGCATGCATTTTCCAGCAATTTTGCATGTCTTTCCCGGTGTTTTGGCAACCTTATTGTGGTTGTCAAAAATACTTTTACCGGCATTGTGGCAACCTTTTGCAGtgctttttccattttttttaccGGCGCTTTTTACAGCTTTTACCGGTGTTTTTGCAACTTCTTATCGTCGCTTGTTACAGATCTTGCCGGCGTTTGTTGCTACCAGCGTTTGTTATAAAATTTTGCCTGCATTTCTCATAACTTTTACTGGCGTTTTTGCAGTTTTTAGCGGCGTTTCTCATAGCTTTTCATTGGCATTTCTCATATCTTTTAGCAGCGTTTTTTACAGTTTTTTACCAGTAGTCACCAGAAGCGCCGCTAAAGGTGAATAAGCTCCACTAGAAGTTCCTATTTTAGCGGCGGCCATCAAAAATGCCGCTAAAAAGGTGAGACCACCGGTAAATCATACAGCGACACCCCCCTTTAGCGGCATGTGTCCGACCACCGATAATTCTTATACCCGCGGTTTCTAGGACTTTTAGGGGCAATTTTGGCCGTCGGTAAAGCCTGTTTTTCTTGTAGTGGAggtcgtgggcccactgtatgtttggctctatgtgggccattccttgggagcaatgttggttaaaggtccacattgataggcaatgatagttggacgtccacattatgacctttccttaggccttgttaggcccttcctcatcattctcttgtgagttaacccaaatgcttggcgccccattgattttagttgatccatcatcggctgtccatttatggaccccgcattgcgtcgaggttgattatcgatgccgattattggtgccgattgccgataccggctactgttgccgattatgagtttgttacagcataacatcatgatacatgcccatacgcatcatctgtgtgTTTGAtataagatgtgattgaccattgcatatgccatagtgcaggtggtttatgggactccctgataggcggagttatcttacatgagcacacggtatgcgcatgattgatgcatgattggactgcatgactcacgcaatttgcatttgtgtgattgtgattactatatgccctagcgacatcaaggccatagcctccacagacacatcgtggatggccggattggatactgaaaatactgtttctagcatcgtggcgccatagatgtccctgagtgaaaatttctaaacccgatggtaccagaggatgactccaacgtcgagaccgagtggatatatgagcgcacgagggccatacaccagtaggccgcgtctcccactctgTCGTGATGGGTTGGAAatgagtgtgaccttacccgcctgagtgagggggtaatttctaggttgagtttgaccagcttgagcaagaggtccgctatcgacgagccgggcccgatattggcaggcggataatgaggtctcttttactcacctagttgtgcgctcggataggggcaacaagctggcgtagagtgtactagacccccgtGATTATCTAGAGTAAGGACTATATTGATATTTGATCCTCCAGCGATGAGCTGCATTGACATAtgaattcagatgaggactggtgtgcttgagttacatcttacatcgcatgaccttggtatgactGACATCATTCACTCATTGCTTCGCATGGTcttaatatggccgatagcactcatgccttgcagcgcatagccttagtacgactgatTACATTCATAGGCTTACCGGCATTttcacattactttgatattacaaaCTTACATTCctaccatatgcacacactttcaccaccctctaagctttctataagcttatgcacgaccgttgcgtgcaggtgacgctaggcagtAGCAGTTCAGGAGCAGGAGCGAGAGTTTTGgctttattatcttgtatttcccttcatacacattgtactttaaagtttttgatcataatagattttgtgatggtgttcttttggttattgttcgtgggttatgcttatagttgtactcattatgaatcaaaatcatgttagaaatcttcctcgtagaatctcaggatcgtaacctggtatatgggtgccgggagccgagaatggggtactatggaggctattggTGCCAaattcggcaatcaaaaattttgtgagctcggtttccgagttcggggtgtgacacacCCATTAGTGATTGCTCACTAGTGGGCCCTACTGGCCtaggtccaacatctcccactcaatcacattgtgggatagacACAAAatatttgtccatctaacttgcctaataatAATCAAAGACAACAttgcgatcaaaagaatcagaggcgtagGACCAGTTGAATCACCGTAATCTTCTCATAAGTGTTTAAGTATTAAGTGATTATCTAACTAGTACGTAATAACCCAAGCTTtacaatgcctgtcctagtctgcatgaccacaccggattgAGTCAACTCCCGATCTGGAGTACTTGGCTagcatacgcacttatccaacttattgagttattttgaaaacttgatttttcaaaaacttcgactaaaatcaatttaaagcaatacacacacacacacacacacacacacacacatatgcttttaagaaaaaatattgtttgcaaaagtctattAAAAACTCGATACTGCCGGTGGATAAGTCTTAAGtgtgtatttatagttctagaaacttagtGTAGCTGTCACGGATCTTCTctacgcagatgtgtaatttggaattaatcaagccgctttcctagcgtaattgagtctggccaatcaaggacctttcgttaTAGTACATTAAAGTA of the Magnolia sinica isolate HGM2019 chromosome 7, MsV1, whole genome shotgun sequence genome contains:
- the LOC131250585 gene encoding UDP-galactose/UDP-glucose transporter 4-like translates to MIMGAFIPGLRRKYLLHEYISTILLVVGLILFTLADAHTSPNFSLLGVVMVSGALVMDSFLGNFQEAIFTMNPETTQMEMLFCSTVVGLPFLIPPMLLTGELFMAWNSCSQIDTKDILFICGGAFIDLEKTISESYTESRFFYRVWSPSTCKHEGWWSNKCCCDIISTRISEFKAVATGLLVEETLSGAPVHTDGSHGLVI
- the LOC131250586 gene encoding uncharacterized protein LOC131250586, with the protein product MELHTKKSYDIAADHTTRSIIYLALELAMAEDAAMGLVLSAAAGGRGWTTGSGMEGSCYSKFNIRLVLSLLQCCGCNVFHKLVDNLNPFHEMKCYVNPSFSYKDPTKGDMRFKFLDIDNDDDDVFPLV